The Amphiprion ocellaris isolate individual 3 ecotype Okinawa chromosome 6, ASM2253959v1, whole genome shotgun sequence genome contains a region encoding:
- the piwil1 gene encoding piwi-like protein 1, whose product MTGRARARARGRARGQEIAAPGARQARDPTPPAPPPAEGDLGGRGRQKGAPGPFSAETVLEISAGFQQVKLGERGGRRRDFHDVGINTRQMMAHVKDSKCGTTGTPIQLTANCFRILSRPQWVLYQYHVDFKPQMESRRLRSALLFQHETTIGSARTYDGAVLFLPHRLHNKETVLHSMTRNGENVQITVTLTNELPPTSPVCIQFYNIMFRRILRILNMQQIGRNYYNPSDPLNIPQHKLTIWPGFATTILQYESAIMMCIDVSHRVLRSETVLDFMASLRQQCGNQRFTEICAKELIGLIILTKYNNKTYRIDDIAWNHTPNNTFKRGETDISFKNYFKTQYGLDITDGNQVLLISHVKKMGPSGGPPPGPAMLIPELCYLTGLTDKMRADYRIMKDLSTHTRLTPDKREERLSRFVGNIQKDAEAQAELDKWGLSFDKQLLNVTGRILRGETIFQGSRSYEYNPMTADWAREMRGLALMQSPPLSNWLVLHTRRNYNEAQSLVQTLSKVSGPLGFRIQRPVVIEYDDHQESLLRALQHNVGPQIQMVVVILSSNRKDKYDSVKKYLCVDCPTPSQCVVSRTLSRPQALMAIATKIALQMACKMGGELWTVDIPLKQLMIVGIDCYHDTTAGKRSIGALVASLNQSMSRWFSKCVLQHRGQEIMDGLKMALTAALKDYLKFNKCLPSRIIVYRDGVGDGQLHGVVNYEVSQIMDSIKSIGQDYEPKLSVVVVKKRISSRFFYHNNGNVLNPPPGTVIDTDVTRPEWYDFYIVSQAVQLGSVSPTHYNVVYDTSGLKPDHMQRLTYKLCHMYYNWQGIIRVPAPCQYAHKLAFLVGQSIHREPNVELDDYLFYL is encoded by the exons ATGACTGGTCGGGCACGAGCAAGAGCACGAGGCCGAGCACGTGGTCAGGAGATCGCAGCACCTGGAGCG AGACAGGCTCGAGACCCTACGCCACCAGCTCCCCCTCCTGCAGAGGGGGATTTGGGTGGTAGAGGGAGGCAGAAAGGTGCTCCAGGACCATTTTCTGCAGAAA CTGTTCTAGAGATTTCAGCTGGATTTCAACAGGTGAAGCTGGGAGAAAGAGGTGGACGCCGTCGAGATTTTCACGATGTAGGGATCAACACCAGACAGATGATGGCGCACGTGAAGGATTCCAAGTGTG GAACAACTGGCACTCCCATTCAGTTGACGGCAAACTGCTTTCGCATCCTGTCCCGCCCTCAGTGGGTTTTATATCAGTACCATGTGGACTTCAAACCACAAATGGAGTCTCGTCGCCTGAGATCTGCCCTCCTCTTCCAGCATGAGACCACCATTGGCTCAGCAAGAACCTATGATGGAGCTGTGCTTTTTCTGCCTCACAGGTTGCACAACAAG GAGACTGTGCTGCATAGCATGACCAGGAATGGAGAGAACGTTCAGATAACCGTCACCCTGACAAATGAACTGCCACCCACATCACCAGTATGCATTCAGTTTTACAACATCATGTTCAGAAG GATTCTGAGAATTCTCAACATGCAGCAGATCGGACGCAACTACTACAACCCCAGTGATCCACTCAACATCCCACAGCACAA ACTTACCATCTGGCCAGGCTTCGCCACTACAATCTTGCAGTATGAGTCAGCCATTATGATGTGCATTGATGTGAGCCACAGGGTGTTGCGTAGTGAGACAGTCCTGGACTTTATGGCCAGCCTGAGGCAGCAATGTGGAAATCAGCGCTTTACTGAGATCTGTGCTAAGGAGCTTATTGGGCTCATAATCCTCACCAA GTACAACAACAAAACCTACAGGATTGATGATATTGCATGGAATCACACTCCCAACAACACTTTCAAGAGGGGGGAGACAGACATTTCCTTCAAAAACTACTTCAAAACT CAATATGGCCTAGACATCACAGATGGGAACCAGGTGCTGCTGATCAGCCATGTGAAGAAGATGGGTCCTTCTGGAGGTCCTCCTCCTGGCCCAGCCATGCTCATCCCAGAACTGTGCTACCTTACAG GCTTGACTGATAAGATGCGAGCTGACTACAGGATCATGAAGGATTTGAGCACCCACACGAGACTGACTCCAGATAAGAGGGAAGAGCGCCTCAGTAGATTCGTTGGTAACATACAGAA GGATGCTGAAGCGCAGGCAGAGTTGGATAAGTGGGGACTCAGCTTTGATAAGCAACTTCTAAATGTGACTGGCAGAATCCTTCGAGGGGAGACGATTTTCCAGGGATCAAGATCG TATGAGTACAACCCAATGACAGCTGACTGGGCCAGAGAAATGCGTGGCTTGGCCCTGATGCAGTCTCCTCCGCTGAGCAACTGGCTCGTGCTTCACACCCGACGTAACTACAACGAAGCCCAGTCTCTTGTCCAGACACTCAGCAAAGTCTCAGGTCCACTGGGCTTCCGCATACAGAGACCTGTCGT GATTGAATACGATGACCATCAGGAGTCCCTTCTCAGAGCTCTGCAGCATAATGTTGGACCCCAAATACAGATG gTGGTGGTAATCCTTTCGAGCAACAGGAAGGACAAGTACGACAGTGTTAAGAAGTACCTGTGTGTGGACTGTCCTACTCCCAGCCAGTGTGTGGTGTCTCGTACCCTCAGCCGACCTCAGGCACTCATGGCTATTGCTACAAAGATTGCACTGCAGATGGCTTGCAAGATGGGAGGAGAGCTCTGGACCGTGGACATCCCT ctgaaacAGCTGATGATTGTGGGCATTGACTGTTACCATGACACCACTGCTGGGAAAAGGTCCATTGGAGCTCTCGTGGCGAGCCTCAATCAGAGCATGAGCAG gtgGTTCTCAAAGTGCGTGCTGCAGCACAGAGGTCAGGAAATCATGGATGGACTGAAAATGGCCTTAACTG CTGCACTGAAGGACTATCTGAAGTTCAATAAGTGCCTGCCTTCACGCATCATTGTGTACCGAGATGGAGTGGGAGACGGCCAGCTGCACGGCGTGGTCAACTATGAGGTCTCACAGATCATGGATTCCATCAAGTCTATCGGGCAGGACTACGA GCCCAAGCTGAGTGTGGTGGTGGTGAAGAAACGCATCAGTAGCCGGTTTTTCTACCACAACAATGGCAACGTGTTAAACCCTCCCCCAGGCACCGTCATTGACACAGATGTCACCCGGCCAGAGTG GTATGACTTCTACATCGTGAGTCAGGCTGTACAATTGGGAAGTGTCTCGCCAACCCACTACAACGTTGTGTACGACACCAGTGGCCTGAAGCCGGATCACATGCAGCGGCTTACCTACAAGTTGTGCCACATGTACTACAACTGGCAG GGGATCATCCGAGTGCCTGCTCCCTGCCAGTATGCCCACAAGCTGGCTTTCCTTGTTGGCCAGAGCATTCACAGGGAGCCCAATGTGGAGCTGGACGACTACCTCTTCTAcctttaa